The sequence GCGCCACCCACCGAATCGCTGTGGCCGTTCAGGTACTTCGTCGTACTGTGCACCACCACGTCAGCGCCGAGTTCCAGGGGGCGCTGGACGGCAGGACTGGCGAACGTGTTGTCGACCCCAAAGATCGCTCCGTTATCCTCGCTGATGTCGGCGATGGCCTCGATGTCGCACAATCCCATCAGGGGATTGGTCGGCGTCTCCATCCAGACGAGGGCCGTCTCCGCGCTGACCGCTTCGGCGACGGCGTCCGTCTCGGTGGCATCGACGAATTCGACGTCCACGTGCAACTGGTCGGCGATCAATCCCTCGAACATGCGTCTGGTCCCCGCGTAGAGGTCGTCGAATGCGACGACGTGATCGCCAGGTTCGGCCACCGACAATACCGCACTCGCGATGGCCGCCGTACCGGATCCGAACGCGAACGCTGTCTCGCCCCCTTCGAGCGCAGCGAGTCGTCGTTCCAGGGCATGGCGTGTCGGATTCGAGAGACGGGAGTAAACGAACTCTCCCCGGTCCGGATCGACGTCCTCGAGGCTGAGGTCCGTGTCGAGTCCAGGGAGCGCGTACGTCGAGGAGAGGTGTATCGGAGAGACGACGTCTCCGGGGCCGTCCTCCGGCGTGGCGTGCTCTCCGTAACTCACAGCGAGCGTCTCGAACCGTCGGTCGTCGGGATCGTCCATAATTAACAAAGACAAACTTCCTCGGCTAATACGTTGTCATTCTACAGTAATATCTCGCAGAATAATTATGCACGCCGAGAAATATCGCCGTTCAATACGAGGATACGGACGTGAAATCGTCGGTCGCAATCGCGTCGGCGAGGGCCGGTAACGACGGATCGGGGGTCTCACTGGGGTACTTGCGTGCGAAGTACCGGACGATGTTCTCGACGTCTCGCTTGAGGAGATCTCGCGCGTTCTCGTGGTCGGTTGGGACGGCCTGGGGCCAGTCGAAGAGGGTGATGCCCGTTTCGTTCACGAACACGTTGTACTCGCTCACGTCCGCGTGAACGAACCCCGCTCGATACGCCGTCGCGAGCTCGTCGAGGACCAGATTCAGCACGCCGACCGCCTGTTCGGGGGCGAGTTTCGCCCGTGAGAGTTCGACGCCGTCTACTTTCTCCATGATGATCGCGTGGCGGTTCTGGTCGATCGGTCTGGGGACTCGGACTGCGGGATACAGCGTCTCGAGGGCGTCGTACTCCCGCTCGGCTGCTTTCCTGGCGGTATACTGCCAGGAGGTGTGTTCTTTCTCGGCGGTGTAATCCCGTTCTCGGTGGACCTCGCGAAAGTTGGTGTGCCCCTCCCGGTGAAATTTCAGCGCGAGTGGTTTGTAGGACTTGACTTCGAAGACGTCGCTCTCCTTGCCGACGCCGAGCGGGGCCCCGAATCCCTCGATGGAGTCGCGTTCGGCGAACGTTCGGAGTGCGAGCGCGTCGTACCCGTCGAAGGTGAGGCGGACGCCGACGTACTGGATGGTCTTTCGCTCCAAAAACTCGCGGTCGAGCATCCGATTCATTCGGTAGTCGACCTCCTCGGCGGAGAGCCCCGAGAAATCGGGGAGTTTCTCCTGGCTCACCCACTTCGAGAATCGCATCCCGTGCTCGACGCCCGAGAGGAGGTGGAAGTCCTCGGGTTCGAGTTCGACCATCTGTTCGGCGACGGTTTTCGCCATCTGGCGGCGGTAGACGCGCAGCGAACAAAAGGGCCCCGCCCAGGCGATGGTCGTATCTGGCCGTTATTTATATAGTAAACTGCATATCGCGATAGCAATTTTTCCGCTCGCGGCTGGGTTTTACTATTAATAAATCTATTGGCCAAAACCGACAGACTCCGTCGGGTCGATCGATAGAGACATACTTAAAAGAACACCACGATACGACCCCGCCTCGAACGTAATCTGTTTCCCGTCGGCACGCCTTCGGCCCGTATGGACCTGCAGGACCGGGACTGGCGACTCATTCGCGAGGAGCGACGGTCGGGGCCGATGCAGATGGCACTCGACGAGATCGCCGCCCGGACCGCCGGAGCCGGCGGGCCGCGGACCGTCCGCGTGTACTCCTGGTCGCCGAGCACGCTCTCGCTCGGCTATCGTCAGGAACCGGCGACCGTCGACTGGGGTCGTTGCGATCGCGAGGGAATCTCCGTCACCCGTCGGCAGACCGGCGGGGGTGGCATCTACCACGACGCATACGGCGATATCTCGTATTCCATCGTCGCCCCGGCAGAGGAACTGCCAGGCGACCTGATGGAGAGTTACGAGATCTTGATGAAACCCGTCTTCGACGCTTTCGACCGGATGGACGTTCCGGCCACCTACGTCTCGTCGGAACGACCGGCCCTCTACGAACCGGCCTGTTACCTCCGTGAACTGCATCCCGCCCACGACGTCGTCGTCGACGGCCGGAAGATCGCCGGTAACGCCCAGTACCGCCAGCGCGACGCGGTCATCCAGCACGGGTCGCTCTCGTATGCGCTCGACCCGGACCGCCACCGGGGCGTGTTTACGGACATCCCCGTCGACGAAGCCACGTTTCGAGAGCGTATTACGTCCATCGGGGAGACGGCTGGGATCGACCGGCCGGCGGCCGTCGAGGCGCTCGAGTCGGCGCTGGAGGCCTGGGCGGATGCGAACGAGGGGGCGTGGACCGACGAGGAGATCGAGGCGGCCACCGCACTCGCCGAACAGAAGTATGGATCGTCGGTGTGGAATCGGGATCGCATCGATCCGACGAACTGAACCGGGTCCCGTTCGCCGGGACCGACGGCTCTTTTTCGGGGACCCACCTGTGATACGATAATGCGAATCGGTGCACACGTCTCGGTCGCCGGCGGCGTCGACAACGCCGTAACGCGACAACTCGACGTCGGCGGAAACTGCG is a genomic window of Halanaeroarchaeum sp. HSR-CO containing:
- a CDS encoding biotin/lipoate A/B protein ligase family protein; this translates as MDLQDRDWRLIREERRSGPMQMALDEIAARTAGAGGPRTVRVYSWSPSTLSLGYRQEPATVDWGRCDREGISVTRRQTGGGGIYHDAYGDISYSIVAPAEELPGDLMESYEILMKPVFDAFDRMDVPATYVSSERPALYEPACYLRELHPAHDVVVDGRKIAGNAQYRQRDAVIQHGSLSYALDPDRHRGVFTDIPVDEATFRERITSIGETAGIDRPAAVEALESALEAWADANEGAWTDEEIEAATALAEQKYGSSVWNRDRIDPTN
- a CDS encoding PLP-dependent aspartate aminotransferase family protein yields the protein MDDPDDRRFETLAVSYGEHATPEDGPGDVVSPIHLSSTYALPGLDTDLSLEDVDPDRGEFVYSRLSNPTRHALERRLAALEGGETAFAFGSGTAAIASAVLSVAEPGDHVVAFDDLYAGTRRMFEGLIADQLHVDVEFVDATETDAVAEAVSAETALVWMETPTNPLMGLCDIEAIADISEDNGAIFGVDNTFASPAVQRPLELGADVVVHSTTKYLNGHSDSVGGALITDDPVVAEAVGFNQQIALGNMLAPFDSYLLLRGLKTLPLRMERHQSNARTIAEYLDDHPRVQDVHYPGLESHPQYDLAQRQMNGGGGILSFELAGEMADAKAFLEGLDEFTLAVSLGGVESLIEVPAAMTHEPIPREERLKIGISDTLIRVSVGIEHVDDLLADLDRGFAAMAEE
- a CDS encoding serine/threonine-protein kinase RIO2 codes for the protein MAKTVAEQMVELEPEDFHLLSGVEHGMRFSKWVSQEKLPDFSGLSAEEVDYRMNRMLDREFLERKTIQYVGVRLTFDGYDALALRTFAERDSIEGFGAPLGVGKESDVFEVKSYKPLALKFHREGHTNFREVHRERDYTAEKEHTSWQYTARKAAEREYDALETLYPAVRVPRPIDQNRHAIIMEKVDGVELSRAKLAPEQAVGVLNLVLDELATAYRAGFVHADVSEYNVFVNETGITLFDWPQAVPTDHENARDLLKRDVENIVRYFARKYPSETPDPSLPALADAIATDDFTSVSSY